One Alnus glutinosa chromosome 3, dhAlnGlut1.1, whole genome shotgun sequence genomic region harbors:
- the LOC133863293 gene encoding uncharacterized protein LOC133863293: protein MCLRPTLHPFTNDNGKTYLPAACFTMSNDEKYQFLKVIKDVRVPDGYASNVSRCVKLKEHTIGGLKSHDSHILMQQLLPIALRGSLPKKVVEPLIDLSCFFREICSKTLRLEDLNRLEDRIPIILCNLEKIFPPGFFTVMVHLVIHLVRECKLGGPVHYRWMYPVERSLGRYKFTVRNRAAPEGSIAEGYIAAELLTFCSRYLVNTPTFHNRPLRNPEESRGRMHLEKLRETENRERNSDTELLKKHRDQFCDWYRVYVQQLDEIHRNVLGDKLVWHAKGPMRSAVEYSRYVSNGMLFRILSHDNGKTSQNCGVCVPTVDGPTYYGKLTRIIEVQYYDESRYVLFKCDWADIEKNKGYKEDEYGIPLVSFKRLIHTGDRITDDPYVLSSQVSQVYYVEDERHPNWAVVVSTKPRHVYDIGQGGEENDDDDNGNYRENEPYNRNINADPNDADNDNVECARDNVPAIEVSVLGA from the exons ATGTGTTTGAGACCAACACTACATCCATTTACTAACGATAACGGTAAGACATATCTGCCTGCAGCTTGCTTCACAATGTCAAATGATGAGAAATATCAGTTCTTGAAGGTCATAAAGGATGTACGAGTGCCTGATGGGTATGCTTCAAATGTGTCACGGTGTGTAAAACTTAAAGAACATACCATTGGAGGTTTGAAgagtcatgacagccacatactCATGCAACAACTCCTTCCAATTGCACTTCGCGGATCATTACCAAAGAAGGTCGTTGAACCTTTGATAGATTTGTCTTGCTTCTTTAGGGAGATTTGTTCCAAAACACTACGATTAGAAGATCTGAACCGTCTTGAGGATAGAATCCCCATAATATTGTGCAATTTGGAAAAGATTTTCCCTCCCGGTTTTTTTACAGTGATGGTGCACCTAGTCATACATTTAGTTCGTGAATGTAAGCTTGGAGGTCCTGTTCACTATCGGTGGATGTATCCTGTTGAGAG GTCTCTTGGTCGATACAAATTTACCGTTCGCAACAGAGCTGCACCGGAAGGCTCTATTGCGGAAGGTTACATTGCGGCCGAATTATTGACGTTTTGTTCGCGATACCTTGTCAACACACCAACATTCCATAATAGGCCTCTAAGGAACCCTGAAGAATCTAGAGGGCG GATGCACTTGGAGAAGCTAAGGGAAACAGAAAATAGGGAACGAAATTCAGATACTGAATTGCTTAAGAAGCATAGAGACCAATTCTGTGATTGGTACCGGGTCTAT GTTCAACAATTGGATGAGATTCACAGAAATGTGTTGGGTGATAAGCTTGTATGGCATGCCAAAGGGCCGATGCGGTCCGCTGTAGAATATAGCCGTTATGTTAGTAATGGCATGCTGTTTCGTATTTTGTCGCACGATAATGGAAAGACATCTCAAAATTGTGGAGTATGTGTGCCAACTGTTGATGGCCCAACCTACTATGGCAAGTTAACTCGCATAATCGAGGTGCAATATTACGACGAGTCTCGATATGTGCTattcaagtgtgattgggctgacatagagaaaaataaggGATATAAGGAGGACGAATATGGGATCCCCCTTGTGAGTTTCAAAAGACTAATCCATACGGGGGATCGTATTACTGATGACCCGTACGTATTATCTTCTCAAGTATCACAAGTATACTATGTCGAGGATGAGAGGCACCCGAACTGGGCTGTCGTGGTTAGCACAAAACCAAGACACGTGTACGACATTGGCCAAGGGGGGGAAGAAaacgatgatgatgataatggCAACTATCGTGAGAACGAGCCATATAACCGAAACATTAATGCGGACCCAAATGATGCTGACAATGATAATGTTGAGTGTGCACGTGACAATGTTCCTGCCATCGAAGTTTCGGTGTTGGGAGCATAA
- the LOC133863294 gene encoding uncharacterized protein LOC133863294 — protein sequence MDKSWMRMSRGSKEHLDGIQAFLNFAFSNTNTPGFILCPCKRCRMSNSLTHEVVYDHLMTGPGILEGYTDWVLHGEKINASVNRESVSHGPVTAPTNRMPPLDGSSGMHAMLHDIFNMHDVRAEEGGSEVGAQAEAVQEDSNDFDEKTRKFFDLLKDADTPLHENTKHSKLGAIVRLYNLKCMGGFSNTIFSLLLEFINELLPTNAVLPKDTYEAKKYMRDLGLGYEKILACPNDCMLFWRDTEKLERCTSCKASKWKEDISEEEESSRTSKRKPAKVLRWFPLIPRLQRLFTSHHTAKHMKWHAHGRTKDGVLRHPADGEAWKTFDSCYPDFASDPRSVRLGLSSDGFNPFGNMSTTHSTWPVMLIPYNLPPWMCMKQPYFMLSLIISGPSSPGMKIDVYLQPFISELKELWEVGVSTFDVSVKKKFTMRAALMWTINDFPAYADLSGWSTKGKKACLCCMHSTRSTWLTYGNKQCYMGHRRWLPLDHSWRRNKRAFDGTQEMGTPPLVPSGDEIMRQLEVFGHVVGHVAEK from the coding sequence atggacaagagttggatgagAATGTCTAGAGGTTCAAAAGAGCATCTAGATGGTATCCAAGCATTTCTGAATTTTGCATTTAGCAACACCAATACACCAGGCTTCATTTTGTGCCCATGTAAGCGTTGTCGCATGAGCAACTCATTGACACATGAAGTTGTCTACGACCATTTGATGACGGGCCCAGGAATCTTGGAGGGTTATACCGATTGGGTATTGCATGGGGAAAAGATTAACGCTTCTGTTAATAGGGAGTCCGTATCTCACGGCCCTGTAACGGCTCCCACCAATAGGATGCCTCCCCTTGACGGGTCTAGTGGGATGCATGCCATGTTGCATGACATTTTCAACATGCACGACGTACGAGCCGAAGAAGGTGGGTCCGAAGTTGGTGCACAAGCCGAAGCCGTACAAGAGGATTCAAATGACTTTGACGAGAAGACGAGGAAGTTCTTCGATTTACTTAAGGATGCTGATACCCCACTCCACGAGAATACAAAGCATAGCAAATTGGGGGCTATTGTGCGTCTATATAATTTGAAGTGTATGGGTGGATTCAGTAACACGATATTCTCACTCCTCCTTGAATTTATTAATGAGTTGCTACCAACAAATGCTGTTTTGCCTAAGGACACGTACGAGGCAAAAAAGTATATGAGAGACTTGGGACTTGGATATGAAAAGATTCTTGCTTGTCCCAATGattgtatgttgttttggaggGACACCGAGAAGTTAGAACGATGTACGTCATGCAAGGCATCGAAGTGGAAGGAGGACATTAGTGAGGAAGAAGAGTCATCACGAACATCTAAACGAAAGCCGGCAAAGGTGTTGCGGTGGTTTCCGTTGATACCAAGGTTGCAACGGTTGTTTACGTCACATCACACAGCTAAACACATGAAGTGGCATGCTCATGGGCGTACAAAAGATGGTGTACTAAGGCATCCGGCAGATGGTGAAGCCTGGAAGACATTCGATTCATGCTACCCAGACTTTGCCTCAGATCCACGTAGTGTGAGGCTTGGCTTATCCTCtgatggatttaatccttttgggaatATGAGCACAACTCACAGTACTTGGCCGGTAATGTTGATACCGTAcaacttgcctccttggatgtgcatgaaacaaccaTATTTTATGTTATCATTGATTATCTCAGGCCCAAGTTCACCTGGAATGAAAATAGATGTCTATCTACAACCTTTTATATCAGAATTAAAGGAATTATGGGAGGTCGGAGTGTCAACTTTTGATGTATCAGTGAAAAAGAAGTTCACGATGCGTGCAgccttgatgtggacaataaacgattTTCCAGCTTATGCAGATTTGTCTGGTTGGAGTACGAAAGGCAAAAAGGCGTGTCTTTGTTGTATGCACTCTACACGGTCTACCTGGTTAACTTATGGCAATAAACAATGTTATATGGGGCATAGGCGATGGTTGCCTTTGGATCATAGTTGGAGAAGAAATAAGAGAGCGTTTGATGGTACACAAGAAATGGGTACTCCGCCTCTTGTGCCAAGCGGTGATGAGATCATGAGACAATTAGAGGTATTTGGACATGTTGTTGGCCATGTTGCGGAGAAATGA